Proteins from a single region of Arctopsyche grandis isolate Sample6627 chromosome 1, ASM5162203v2, whole genome shotgun sequence:
- the GC gene encoding gamma-glutamyl carboxylase: MWKAIRTSFQRKTGYNLVDLTFDNFVQYLHTPTDPASLGVVRILYGIMMVLDGPEERGGAEMDYRWGDPRGCHFPLVPLKVLPLPYMAILYAIMWFGALGIALGYKFKRSAFMFTVIYWYIILLDKSFWNNHSYLFGLIGILLIGTEANSFLSLDAHYDKSKSGKLVPYWNYFILKFQFFILYFVAGLKKSDKEWLSGYAMTNLSTHWVFNPFKIFLSVEQIDYFLVHWFAFVFDLTVCFWMMYEYTRPVAMGFCALFHLMNSRLFRIGMFPWVCLATMPLFCPPDWPKTTAKFIKIVLSKYKGCCMNNFTLIKVNVPTIAEKSVSKCDDTFSENESDDTTVVHSDKEKVKKKCIEEADELKAKKENKLKPNGQNICKKQKLVVYALITYMGLQVFLPYSHFITKGYNNWTNGLYGYSWDMMVNTWDTILILVKVVDNESESEMFLDPEAWTQNDRWSKHGDMIHQYAQCIHRNLMEDMDEKMNKIKMSGNDDDDTPRIIGSRNISIYIDVWCSMNGRFQQRMFDPNRDLLKVKWSPFSDVEWLMPMLTELSYWRKTMVDIQKHVYTWNNYSDVLFVADFPGLYLENYITPDLSNITLTILEGQVFYKIVDRKTKRKSLVKNESIHLVKGESTFVQPGIFHRIHTIGDSPACYMYTYMNATLKNLDENRDRLRIMKEEDGQKLPLLEELWSNFTNMITFWQHIGNAILYVIYGVPMMSRGEMH; this comes from the exons ATGTGGAAAGCCATCAGGACAAGTTTCCAAAGAAAAACCGGCTACAATTTAGTAGATTTGACGTTCGATAATTTCGTACAATATCTTCACACGCCCACCGATCCTGCTAGCCTCGGAGTAGTCAGGATACTCtacg GCATTATGATGGTCCTGGATGGTCCTGAAGAAAGGGGAGGTGCTGAAATGGACTATAGATGGGGTGATCCACGTGGTTGTCATTTCCCTCTGGTTCCTTTGAAAGTACTACCGTTGCCTTACATGGCTATATTGTACGCCATTATGTGGTTCG GAGCCTTAGGAATAGCATTAGGTTACAAATTTAAAAGAAGTGCATTTATGTTTACGGTTATATACTGGTACATTATTTTGCTGGATAAAAGTTTTTGGAATAATCACAGCTACTTGTTTGGATTGATTGGAATTTTACTGATTGGCACTGAAGCCAATAGCTTTTT ATCGTTAGATGCTCACTATGACAAGTCGAAGAGTGGAAAACTAGTACCCTATTGGAACTACTTTATtctcaaatttcaatttttcattttatacttCGTTGCTGGTCTCAAAAAATCCGACAAGGAGTGGCTTTCTGGTTACGCCATGACAAATTTGAGCACTCATTGGGTCTTTAATCCGTTCAA AATTTTTCTAAGCGTGGAACAGATCGATTATTTCTTGGTACATTGGTTCGCTTTTGTTTTTGACTTGACGGTTTGTTTTTGGATGATGTACGAATATACCAGACCAGTAGCAATGGGCTTTTGCGCTCTATTTCACTTGATGAATTCTAGACTTTTCAGAATAG GAATGTTTCCGTGGGTATGTTTGGCGACAATGCCGTTGTTTTGCCCACCAGATTGGCCTAAAACGACtgccaaatttataaaaattgtgctAAGTAAATATAAAGGTTGTTGTATGAATAATTTCACCTTAATAAAAGTGAATGTTCCAACGATAGCTGAAAAAAGTGTATCAAAATGCGATGATACATTTTCTGAAAATGAAAGTGATGACACAACCGTCGTACATAGTGATAAAGAAAAAGTGAAGAAAAAATGCATTGAGGAGGCAGACGAATTAAAAGCAAAGAAAGAGAATAAGCTAAAACCGAATGGACAAAATATTTGTAAGAAGCAAAAGCTTGTAGTGTATGCTTTAATAACGTATATGGGTCTTCAAGTTTTTTTGCCTTATTCACATTTTATTACAAAG GGATACAACAATTGGACGAATGGATTGTATGGATATTCTTGGGATATGATGGTCAACACCTGGGACACAATTTTAATACTCGTGAAAGTCGTGGACAACGAGTCCGAATCTGAAATGTTTCTAGATCCTGAAGCGTGGACGCAAAACGACAGGTGGTCCAAGCACGGCGATATGATACATCAGTATGCCCAATgcattcatagaaatttgatgGAGGACATGGATGAAAAAATGAACAAGATAAAGATGTCTGGAAACGACGACGATGATACTCCAAGAATCATCGGTTCAAGgaatatatctatttatattgATGTTTGGTGTTCAATGAACGGTCGATTCCAACAGAGAATGTTCGATCCCAACCGCGATCTTCTTAAAGTGAAGTGGTCTCCTTTTTCGGATGTCGAATGGCTGATGCCTATGTTGACTGAGTTAAGCTATTGGAGAAAGACCATGGTCGATATTCAGAAGCATGTTTATACTTGGAACAATTATTCAGATGTACTATTCGTAGCAGATTTCCCAg GGTTGTATCTTGAAAATTACATAACACCTGATCTATCTAACATTACGCTGACCATTTTGGAGGGTCAGGTATTCTACAAAATCGTAGACAGGAAAACCAAAAGGAAGTCGCTAGTGAAGAATGAATCTATCCACCTAGTCAAAGGAGAAAGTACATTTGTGCAACCTGGTATTTTTCATAGGATTCATACAATCGGAGATAGCCCAGCTTGTTACATGTATACCTACATGAACGCTACATTGAAGAATTTAGATGAAAACCGAGATCGGCTAAGAATAATGAAAGAAGAAGATGGCCAAAAGTTGCCGTTGTTGGAAGAATTGTGGTCGAATTTCACAAACATGATCACTTTTTGGCAGCATATAGGAAATGCCATCTTATATGTGATTTATGGAGTGCCTATGATGAGTAGAGGTGAAATGcattaa